The Triticum aestivum cultivar Chinese Spring chromosome 7B, IWGSC CS RefSeq v2.1, whole genome shotgun sequence genome window below encodes:
- the LOC123162752 gene encoding uncharacterized protein encodes MAFHLRSISLPSRPQANETEVEQEVLSLEASISSSTTTIGTMCAGLRRLGDIYNGVEEIIGLPSNQVGKMLDSEIEGSLELLDLCSTMQEIFVEMKAIIQELQVALRKGDDATAQAKIQSYVRLVKTAKKHFKKSAKKANVVSAACKVVMLLTKAREVSVSLLESTVHLLSKEIRMPKQSLVSKAFHKKKAVVCQEEQLQELECSIGDLENGAGHLFRKLIQIRVSLLDILSS; translated from the coding sequence ATGGCCTTCCACCTAAGATCGATAAGTTTGCCATCAAGGCCTCAGGCCAACGAGACTGAAGTCGAGCAAGAGGTGTTGAGCCTAGAGGCAAGCATCTCTTCTTCGACTACCACCATCGGTACCATGTGTGCCGGTCTGAGGAGGCTCGGGGACATCTACAATGGTGTTGAAGAGATTATTGGCCTGCCAAGCAACCAGGTTGGCAAGATGTTGGATTCAGAGATTGAAGGCTCTCTCGAGCTGCTAGATCTCTGCAGCACCATGCAAGAGATCTTCGTCGAGATGAAGGCCATCATCCAAGAGCTACAGGTAGCTCTAAGAAAAGGAGATGATGCAACTGCTCAAGCCAAGATCCAGTCTTATGTTCGTTTGGTGAAGACGGCCAAGAAACATTTCAAGAAGAGCGCGAAGAAGGCTAATGTTGTTTCTGCGGCTTGCAAGGTGGTCATGCTATTGACCAAAGCTAGAGAGGTTTCTGTGTCTCTGTTGGAGTCCACAGTCCATCTCTTGTCAAAGGAAATCAGAATGCCAAAACAGTCTCTTGTCTCCAAGGCATTTCACAAGAAGAAGGCAGTTGTCTGCCAGGAGGAGCAATTGCAGGAGTTAGAGTGTAGTATTGGAGATCTCGAGAATGGGGCGGGACATCTGTTCAGGAAATTAATCCAGATCAGAGTTTCTCTCTTGGACATTCTTAGCTCATAG